One part of the Pannonibacter sp. XCT-53 genome encodes these proteins:
- a CDS encoding cobalt-precorrin-6A reductase, translating into MDTRHILVLAGTTEARELAEQLAPRRDIALILSLAGRTRDPLPLPAPTRTGGFGGAEGLAAYLSQHAIDVLIDATHPFARQITQNAATAARLAGVPLIRLERPAWTAEPGDRWQPVASVEAAVAALGTAPKRVFLAIGRQEAAAFEAAPQHRYLVRSVDPVEPPLQLPQLETLLSRGPFDEAAEEQLLRARQIEVIVCKNSGGAATYGKIAAARTLGLPVVMIERPAPVTALRAGTTAEAVALLDHGLGLPAKRGV; encoded by the coding sequence TTGGACACGCGTCACATCCTCGTTCTGGCGGGCACGACCGAAGCGCGCGAGCTGGCCGAACAGCTTGCGCCGCGCCGCGACATCGCGCTCATCCTGTCGCTCGCCGGGCGCACCCGTGATCCCCTGCCCCTGCCGGCCCCGACCCGGACGGGCGGCTTCGGCGGGGCGGAGGGACTGGCGGCCTATCTCAGCCAGCATGCCATCGACGTGCTGATCGATGCGACCCATCCCTTTGCCCGGCAGATCACGCAGAACGCCGCGACAGCCGCAAGGCTGGCCGGTGTGCCGCTGATCCGGCTGGAGCGGCCGGCATGGACGGCCGAACCGGGCGACCGGTGGCAGCCGGTTGCCTCGGTCGAGGCGGCCGTGGCGGCCCTCGGGACTGCGCCCAAGCGCGTGTTTCTGGCCATCGGCCGGCAGGAGGCAGCGGCCTTCGAGGCGGCGCCGCAGCATCGGTATCTGGTGCGCAGCGTCGATCCGGTGGAGCCGCCCTTGCAGTTGCCGCAACTGGAAACGCTGCTGTCGCGCGGGCCCTTCGATGAGGCGGCCGAGGAACAGCTCCTGCGCGCGCGGCAGATCGAGGTGATCGTCTGCAAGAACAGCGGCGGCGCGGCCACCTACGGCAAGATCGCCGCCGCGCGGACCCTTGGCCTGCCGGTGGTGATGATCGAGCGGCCAGCGCCGGTCACGGCCCTCAGGGCCGGGACAACGGCGGAGGCGGTCGCGCTGCTGGATCATGGCCTGGGCCTGCCGGCAAAGCGCGGTGTGTAG
- the cbiE gene encoding precorrin-6y C5,15-methyltransferase (decarboxylating) subunit CbiE, whose protein sequence is MSKPDQLPLPPAADSPSCSAPWLILIGLGEDGLAGLGEAAKAELARAELVFGGQRHLDLAQSAIRGEARSWQSPFERSVEDILAARGRSVVVLASGDPFLFGVGATLSRRIPAAEMRSYPAPSSFSLAASRLGWPLQDTVCVSLHGRPLDLIRPHLQPGSRVLALTSDAAGPADLAALLVAEGFGATRLTVLEALGGPRERVTTTVAEGFRLTDIDSLNVCALEVAASAGARVLPLAAGREDSLFEHDGQITKREIRALTLSALAPRRGEHLWDIGAGSGSVAIEWMLTDPSLTATAIEAHPERAARLLRNAARFGVPSLRLVQGTAPGALQGLASPDAIFVGGGGSEPGVMDTACAALKAGGRLVANAVTLEMEAVLLALHARLGGSLTRLEIARAAPVGSMTAWRPAMPITQWVWIKPDPESPAPSSDAPVSS, encoded by the coding sequence GTGTCCAAGCCTGACCAACTCCCCCTGCCGCCAGCGGCGGATTCGCCGTCCTGTAGCGCTCCCTGGCTCATCCTGATCGGCCTCGGTGAAGACGGTTTAGCCGGGCTCGGCGAGGCTGCCAAGGCGGAGCTTGCCCGGGCCGAGCTGGTGTTCGGCGGCCAGCGCCATCTGGACCTCGCCCAGTCGGCGATCCGGGGCGAGGCGCGGAGCTGGCAGAGCCCCTTCGAGCGCTCGGTGGAGGACATCCTGGCGGCCCGGGGCCGGTCCGTCGTCGTGCTTGCCTCGGGCGATCCGTTCCTCTTCGGCGTCGGGGCCACCCTGTCGCGCCGCATTCCGGCGGCCGAGATGCGGAGCTATCCCGCCCCGTCCTCCTTCAGCCTTGCCGCCTCCCGCCTCGGCTGGCCGCTGCAGGACACGGTCTGCGTCTCCCTGCATGGCCGCCCGCTTGACCTGATCCGGCCGCATCTGCAGCCCGGCAGCCGCGTCCTGGCGCTGACCTCCGATGCCGCCGGCCCCGCCGACCTCGCCGCTCTGCTTGTCGCCGAGGGCTTCGGCGCCACCCGGCTCACCGTTCTGGAAGCGTTGGGCGGCCCGCGCGAGCGCGTGACCACGACTGTGGCCGAGGGCTTCCGCCTCACAGACATCGACAGCCTCAATGTCTGCGCGCTCGAGGTCGCCGCCAGCGCCGGGGCCCGCGTCCTGCCGCTCGCCGCCGGCCGCGAGGACAGCCTGTTCGAGCACGACGGCCAGATCACCAAGCGCGAGATCCGTGCGCTGACCCTGTCGGCGCTGGCGCCCCGCCGCGGCGAGCACCTGTGGGACATTGGCGCCGGCTCCGGCTCGGTTGCCATCGAATGGATGCTCACGGACCCCTCGCTGACCGCCACCGCCATCGAGGCCCATCCCGAGCGCGCTGCCCGTCTGCTGCGCAACGCCGCCCGGTTCGGCGTGCCGTCCCTGCGGCTCGTGCAGGGCACCGCGCCCGGGGCGCTGCAGGGGCTGGCCAGTCCCGATGCGATCTTCGTCGGCGGCGGCGGCTCGGAGCCCGGCGTCATGGACACGGCCTGCGCCGCGCTGAAAGCCGGTGGCCGACTGGTCGCCAACGCCGTGACGCTGGAGATGGAAGCCGTGCTGCTCGCCCTTCACGCAAGGCTCGGCGGCAGCCTGACGCGGCTCGAGATCGCCCGCGCCGCGCCTGTCGGCAGCATGACGGCCTGGCGACCGGCCATGCCGATCACGCAATGGGTCTGGATCAAGCCGGATCCCGAGAGCCCCGCGCCGTCGTCTGACGCCCCCGTTTCAAGCTAG
- a CDS encoding pirin family protein translates to MTLLIHENMSRGRSRKGWLDSFHTFSFGEFRDPKRMGFRALRVINEDWIIPGAGFAWHDHADMDILTLVLKGKVRHEDSLGHKGETAAGEIQLMRAGSGISHSEMNGAEGETTHLLQIWIIPDKAGETPGYQQASLPTDGPRVLLAGPAGSSALTELGSDTRVTLLRTEEGGTTPVSPQPGRGVFLQIIEGLAEIDGERLTAGDGLQIDQTAPDIRWLTDGQALHFDLA, encoded by the coding sequence ATGACGTTGCTGATCCATGAGAACATGAGCCGCGGGCGCAGCCGGAAGGGCTGGCTCGACAGCTTTCACACCTTTTCCTTCGGCGAGTTCCGCGATCCCAAGCGCATGGGCTTCCGGGCGCTGCGCGTGATCAACGAGGACTGGATCATCCCCGGAGCCGGCTTTGCCTGGCACGACCATGCCGACATGGACATCCTAACCCTGGTGCTGAAGGGCAAGGTGCGGCACGAGGACAGTCTTGGACACAAGGGCGAGACAGCGGCGGGCGAGATCCAGCTCATGCGCGCCGGCAGCGGCATCTCGCATTCGGAGATGAACGGAGCCGAAGGCGAAACCACGCATCTGCTGCAGATCTGGATCATCCCGGACAAGGCCGGCGAAACGCCCGGTTATCAGCAGGCCTCTCTCCCCACTGACGGACCGCGCGTGCTGCTTGCCGGTCCGGCCGGCAGCAGCGCGCTGACGGAGCTTGGTTCGGACACGCGCGTCACCCTGCTGCGAACTGAAGAGGGCGGGACAACACCGGTCAGCCCGCAGCCCGGGCGAGGCGTCTTCCTGCAGATCATCGAGGGGCTGGCGGAGATCGACGGTGAAAGGCTGACCGCAGGTGACGGTCTGCAGATCGATCAGACCGCCCCTGACATCCGCTGGCTGACAGACGGACAGGCGCTGCATTTTGACCTTGCATGA
- a CDS encoding amidohydrolase, whose product MVPDLILFNGRITTLDRSQPTASAVAIRDGRFEAVGDDATLLALAGPTTRRIDLKGRRVLPGLIDNHTHVIRGGLNFNMELRWDGVTSLADAMDMLRRQVAITPPPQWVRVIGGFTEHQFTEKRLPTLEEINAAAPETPVFLLHLYDRALLNGAALRAVGYDKDTPNPPGGEIQRDARGNPTGLLLARPNAGILYATLARGPKLPLEYQLNSTRHFMRELNRLGITGVIDAGGGFQTYPDDYEVIRTLANAGQMTVRLAYNLFTQKPRDEKADFLNWTRSVTYRQGDDYFRHNGAGEMLVFSAADFEDFREPRPDMPSTMEEDLEEVVRILAENRWPWRMHATYDETISRALDVFETVNRDIPLDGLNWMFDHAETISDRSIDRVAALGGGIATQHRMAYQGEYFVERYGAAAASATPPIARMLDRDLHVSAGTDATRVASYNPWVSLSWMVTGRTVGGLRLTPPADCLDRETALRLWTEKVAWFCKDEGRRGRIAPGYLADLLVPDRDYFTVPEAEISHLVSDLTMVGGRVVWGAGDFAALDDNPLPPAMPDWSPVRTYRGYGAWAAARTSTGLSAHARMSCGCASSCGVHGHDHGKAWGAALPVADLKGFFGALGCACWM is encoded by the coding sequence ATGGTGCCTGATCTCATCCTTTTCAACGGCCGCATCACGACGCTCGACCGCAGCCAGCCGACCGCGTCGGCGGTGGCAATCCGTGACGGGCGCTTCGAGGCTGTCGGCGATGACGCCACGCTTTTGGCGCTGGCCGGGCCCACGACACGCCGCATCGATCTCAAGGGCCGCCGGGTGCTTCCCGGGCTGATCGACAATCACACCCATGTCATTCGCGGCGGACTGAACTTCAACATGGAGCTGCGCTGGGACGGCGTGACGTCGCTTGCCGATGCCATGGACATGCTGCGGCGCCAGGTGGCCATCACGCCGCCGCCGCAATGGGTGCGGGTCATTGGCGGCTTTACCGAGCACCAGTTCACGGAGAAACGCCTTCCGACACTGGAGGAAATCAATGCGGCCGCGCCCGAGACGCCCGTTTTCCTGCTGCATCTCTATGACCGGGCGCTTCTGAATGGCGCAGCCCTTCGGGCCGTCGGCTATGACAAGGATACGCCCAATCCTCCGGGCGGCGAAATCCAGCGCGACGCGCGCGGCAATCCGACCGGACTGCTGCTGGCGAGGCCAAACGCGGGCATTCTCTATGCAACGCTGGCGAGGGGGCCGAAGCTGCCGCTGGAGTATCAGCTCAACTCGACGCGCCACTTCATGCGCGAGCTGAACCGGCTGGGCATCACCGGCGTCATCGATGCGGGCGGCGGCTTCCAGACCTATCCCGACGACTATGAGGTGATCCGGACGCTCGCCAATGCCGGGCAGATGACGGTTCGCCTCGCCTACAACCTGTTCACGCAGAAACCGCGTGACGAAAAGGCCGACTTTCTCAACTGGACCCGGTCCGTGACCTATCGTCAGGGCGACGACTATTTCCGTCACAATGGCGCTGGCGAGATGCTGGTGTTTTCCGCCGCCGACTTCGAGGACTTCCGCGAACCCCGACCGGACATGCCCTCGACCATGGAGGAGGACCTCGAGGAGGTCGTGCGCATCCTGGCGGAGAACCGCTGGCCGTGGCGCATGCATGCGACCTATGACGAGACCATCTCCCGGGCGCTCGACGTTTTCGAGACGGTCAACCGGGACATCCCGCTGGACGGCCTCAACTGGATGTTCGATCACGCCGAGACCATCTCGGACCGGTCGATCGACCGGGTCGCGGCCTTGGGGGGCGGCATCGCCACGCAGCACCGGATGGCCTATCAGGGCGAGTATTTCGTCGAGCGGTATGGCGCGGCAGCAGCCAGCGCGACGCCCCCCATTGCCCGCATGCTGGACCGGGACCTGCACGTTTCCGCCGGCACCGACGCGACCCGGGTCGCCTCCTATAACCCCTGGGTCTCGCTGTCCTGGATGGTGACCGGCCGCACCGTCGGCGGCTTGCGCCTGACGCCGCCGGCCGATTGCCTCGACCGGGAGACGGCGCTGCGGCTGTGGACCGAAAAGGTCGCCTGGTTCTGCAAGGACGAAGGCCGCCGTGGCCGGATTGCGCCCGGATATCTCGCCGATCTGCTGGTGCCGGACCGGGACTATTTCACCGTGCCTGAGGCGGAGATCTCGCATCTGGTGTCAGACCTGACCATGGTCGGCGGCCGTGTGGTGTGGGGCGCTGGCGACTTTGCCGCGCTCGACGACAACCCGTTGCCACCGGCCATGCCGGACTGGTCGCCCGTGCGGACCTATCGCGGATATGGTGCCTGGGCCGCCGCCAGGACCAGCACCGGCCTTTCCGCCCATGCGCGCATGTCCTGCGGCTGCGCCAGCTCCTGCGGCGTGCACGGGCATGACCATGGCAAGGCCTGGGGGGCGGCGCTTCCGGTTGCCGATCTCAAGGGCTTCTTCGGTGCCCTTGGCTGTGCCTGCTGGATGTGA
- a CDS encoding DUF1427 family protein — MRMYFLSLSVGVLVGVVYSLLNVRSPAPPIVALVGLLGILAGEQMVPVLRHMLAGSPLTLGWFTEHRLPHICGELPKGTTPTDPECGPGTGQRTDRSDPPAA; from the coding sequence ATGCGCATGTATTTCCTTTCCCTGTCCGTCGGGGTTCTCGTCGGCGTCGTCTACAGTCTGCTGAACGTCCGCTCCCCTGCCCCGCCGATCGTCGCCCTGGTCGGCCTGCTCGGCATTCTTGCCGGCGAACAGATGGTGCCGGTGCTGCGCCACATGCTGGCCGGTTCGCCGCTGACGCTCGGCTGGTTCACGGAGCACCGGCTGCCGCACATCTGCGGCGAACTGCCCAAAGGCACGACACCGACCGACCCCGAGTGCGGGCCCGGAACCGGCCAGAGGACTGACCGGTCAGATCCGCCTGCCGCGTGA
- a CDS encoding alpha/beta fold hydrolase encodes MTTITTKDGTKIFYKDWGTGQPIVFSHGWPLSGDAWDAQMLFFGLNGYRVIAHDRRGHGRSDQPWTGNNMDQYADDLAELIEQLDLKDVILIGHSTGGGEIAHYAGRHGTSRVARMVLVGAVPPIMLKTASNPEGTPMEVFDGIRQGTALKRSQFFLDLTVPFYGFNRDGNPAQPGLQEKFWLQGMAGSIKGHYDCIREFSEVDYTEDLTKIDVPTLVLHGSDDQIVPIAASAEKAVKLLSKGTLLVYEGSGHGLAELEAERFNKDVLAFIR; translated from the coding sequence ATGACTACGATCACCACCAAGGACGGCACGAAGATCTTCTACAAGGACTGGGGCACCGGTCAGCCCATCGTGTTTTCCCACGGCTGGCCGCTGTCCGGCGACGCCTGGGACGCGCAGATGCTGTTCTTCGGCCTGAACGGCTACCGCGTCATCGCCCACGACCGGCGCGGCCATGGCCGCTCCGATCAGCCCTGGACCGGCAACAACATGGACCAGTATGCCGACGATCTCGCCGAGCTGATCGAGCAGCTGGATCTCAAGGACGTCATCCTCATCGGTCATTCGACCGGCGGCGGCGAGATTGCGCATTATGCCGGCCGGCATGGCACGTCGCGCGTCGCCAGGATGGTTCTCGTCGGTGCCGTTCCGCCGATCATGCTGAAGACGGCGTCCAACCCGGAAGGCACGCCGATGGAGGTGTTCGACGGCATCCGCCAGGGAACCGCGCTGAAGCGCTCGCAGTTTTTCCTGGACCTGACGGTCCCCTTCTACGGCTTCAACCGGGATGGCAATCCGGCCCAGCCGGGCCTGCAGGAAAAGTTCTGGCTGCAGGGCATGGCCGGCAGCATCAAGGGCCATTACGACTGCATCCGCGAATTCTCCGAGGTCGACTACACCGAGGACCTGACGAAGATCGACGTTCCCACCCTTGTCCTGCATGGCTCCGATGACCAGATCGTGCCCATTGCCGCGTCTGCCGAGAAGGCCGTCAAGCTGCTGAGCAAGGGCACGCTGCTTGTCTATGAAGGCAGCGGGCATGGGCTGGCCGAGCTGGAAGCGGAGCGCTTCAACAAGGATGTGCTCGCGTTCATCCGCTAA
- the cobM gene encoding precorrin-4 C(11)-methyltransferase, with protein sequence MAVHFIGAGPGAADLITVRGRDLIGKCPVCLYAGSLVSPELLQYCPDGARIIDTAPMSLDEIEAEYVRASELGQDVARLHSGDLSVWSAVAEQIRRLEKNGISYTMTPGVPAFAAAASALGRELTIPAVAQSLVLTRVSGRASPMPNEETLTRFGATGSTLAIHLAIHALDQVVEELTPLYGADCPVAIVVKASWPDERIILGTLADIAAKVAADPIERTALIFVGHGLGARDFRESALYDTAYQRRFRGRGE encoded by the coding sequence ATGGCCGTTCACTTCATTGGCGCCGGTCCCGGCGCAGCTGATCTCATCACCGTGCGGGGCCGCGATCTCATCGGCAAATGCCCGGTCTGCCTCTATGCCGGTTCGCTGGTGTCGCCGGAGCTCCTGCAATACTGCCCGGACGGGGCGCGGATCATCGACACCGCACCGATGTCGCTGGACGAGATCGAGGCGGAATATGTGCGCGCGTCCGAACTCGGGCAGGACGTGGCCCGGCTGCACTCCGGCGATCTTTCTGTGTGGAGCGCGGTGGCCGAGCAGATCCGCCGGCTGGAGAAGAATGGCATCTCCTACACCATGACCCCCGGCGTCCCGGCCTTCGCCGCCGCCGCCTCCGCGCTCGGGCGTGAGCTCACCATCCCGGCGGTGGCACAGAGCCTCGTGCTCACCCGCGTCTCCGGCCGCGCCTCGCCAATGCCGAACGAGGAGACGCTCACCCGCTTCGGCGCAACCGGTTCAACGCTGGCGATCCATCTGGCAATCCATGCGCTGGATCAGGTGGTCGAGGAACTGACCCCGCTCTATGGCGCCGACTGCCCGGTCGCCATTGTCGTCAAGGCATCCTGGCCGGACGAACGGATCATCCTCGGCACGCTCGCCGACATCGCCGCCAAGGTCGCCGCCGACCCGATCGAGCGCACGGCGCTGATCTTCGTCGGCCACGGCCTCGGTGCCCGAGACTTCCGCGAAAGCGCCCTCTACGACACCGCCTACCAACGCCGCTTCCGCGGCCGGGGTGAGTAA
- a CDS encoding DUF7660 family protein, translated as MTLRLELEASDMDLNEKVNAVETRDDFIEFIGALRRDLKSSPDDWQNTTLDGFLEALAAWVQDMDGYYQNNSLPVTLLLNWKNVAEMMLAAKHYE; from the coding sequence ATGACGCTTCGATTGGAATTAGAGGCGAGTGATATGGATTTGAATGAGAAGGTTAACGCGGTGGAAACGCGCGATGATTTCATTGAGTTCATTGGAGCATTGCGGCGTGATCTGAAATCATCTCCTGATGATTGGCAGAATACAACCCTTGACGGCTTCCTTGAAGCGCTTGCTGCCTGGGTGCAGGACATGGATGGGTACTACCAGAACAATAGCCTTCCGGTGACACTCCTCCTCAACTGGAAGAATGTTGCAGAGATGATGCTTGCGGCCAAGCACTACGAATAG
- a CDS encoding hydrolase codes for MPVNAKPTPGSQLISPTDHALIMIDFQSQMSFATKSIDAVLLRNNAALVAHAAAGFKVPAILTTVAEKSFSGPMFSEISDAFPGQAMLDRTSMNTWEDAAVIDEVNRIGKRRLVICGLWTSVCIVGPALSALDQGFEVYVIADACGDVSDEAHDRAMDRMVQAGARPMTSLQYLLELQRDWARGETYDLTTGIARKFGGAYGLGIIYAKSMFGASEGH; via the coding sequence ATGCCTGTCAATGCCAAGCCCACCCCCGGCTCCCAGCTGATCTCGCCGACCGATCATGCCCTGATCATGATCGACTTCCAGTCGCAGATGTCCTTTGCCACCAAGTCGATCGACGCGGTGCTGCTGCGCAACAACGCCGCGCTGGTCGCCCATGCGGCCGCCGGTTTCAAGGTTCCCGCGATCCTTACGACCGTGGCCGAGAAGTCCTTCTCCGGCCCGATGTTCTCGGAGATTTCCGACGCGTTTCCGGGACAGGCCATGCTCGACCGCACGTCGATGAACACCTGGGAAGACGCGGCCGTCATCGATGAGGTCAACCGGATCGGCAAGCGCCGTCTGGTCATCTGCGGCCTCTGGACCAGCGTCTGCATTGTCGGTCCCGCTCTGTCCGCGCTGGATCAGGGCTTCGAGGTCTATGTCATCGCCGATGCCTGCGGCGACGTGTCGGACGAAGCGCATGACCGGGCCATGGACCGGATGGTCCAGGCCGGCGCCCGGCCCATGACGTCGCTCCAGTACCTCCTCGAGCTGCAGCGCGACTGGGCAAGGGGCGAGACCTATGACCTGACGACCGGCATCGCCCGCAAGTTCGGCGGGGCCTATGGTCTGGGCATCATCTACGCCAAGTCGATGTTCGGCGCGTCCGAAGGTCACTGA
- a CDS encoding MFS transporter, giving the protein MTDASSTPPVRSSAFAPLRQRVFLILWLATIIGNAGSFIRDTASGWLATDLSTSPAAIAAVQAAATLPVFLLAIPAGVLSDILDRRRLLIVIQVLLGLVSLTLMLLSAAGALTLTGLVALTFFGGIGAALIAPTWQAIVPELVPRTDLRSAVALNSLGLNVARAIGPAAGGLLITFAGATVTYAVDVATYGIVIAALVWWPRKGKASDPLAESFGGAFRAGLRYARRSKDLHVVLARAAVFFLCASAVWALLPLITRDLLQGSSGLYGLLLGAVGLGAIGGALALPTLRLRFSSDSLMLLAALVAASVMIALAAAPQPAIALALLALLGAAWITALTTLNGTAQSVLPDWVRGRALAVYLTVFNGAMTAGSLAWGGVAEATGLGTALLLAAACLVLTGTLFHRLRLPRGEADLTPSNHWPDPLVASPLAEDLTGDAAADRGPVLITIAYKVTAADRAAFLAAIHRLSTSRRRDGAYAWGVMEDVADPETLLEWFFVASWAEHLRQHRRVASPDADLQRELLRFHAGDSPPEVKHHLALPPT; this is encoded by the coding sequence ATGACCGACGCCTCATCCACACCACCGGTCCGCAGCAGTGCCTTTGCCCCCCTCAGGCAGCGCGTCTTCCTGATCCTCTGGCTGGCGACGATCATCGGCAACGCGGGAAGCTTCATCCGGGATACGGCCAGCGGCTGGCTCGCCACGGATCTCAGCACCTCCCCGGCCGCCATCGCCGCCGTGCAAGCGGCCGCGACCCTGCCGGTCTTCCTGTTGGCGATCCCGGCCGGCGTCCTGTCGGACATCCTCGACCGGCGGCGGTTGCTGATCGTGATCCAGGTGTTGCTGGGCCTGGTCAGCCTGACGCTGATGCTGCTGTCGGCGGCCGGCGCACTCACGCTGACGGGACTTGTCGCGCTGACGTTTTTCGGCGGCATCGGCGCGGCCCTGATTGCACCGACCTGGCAGGCGATCGTTCCCGAGCTGGTGCCCCGGACAGACCTGCGTTCCGCCGTGGCGCTGAATTCGCTCGGCCTCAATGTGGCGCGCGCCATCGGTCCGGCCGCAGGCGGTCTTCTGATCACCTTCGCGGGGGCAACGGTGACCTATGCGGTCGACGTTGCGACCTACGGGATCGTGATTGCCGCGCTGGTCTGGTGGCCGCGCAAGGGAAAGGCGAGCGATCCGCTGGCGGAGAGCTTCGGCGGCGCCTTCCGGGCGGGTCTGCGCTACGCACGCCGCAGCAAGGACCTCCATGTCGTGCTGGCGCGCGCGGCTGTCTTCTTCCTCTGCGCCAGCGCGGTCTGGGCCCTGCTGCCGCTCATCACCCGCGATCTTCTGCAAGGCAGTTCGGGCCTCTATGGCCTGCTGCTCGGCGCGGTTGGTCTTGGCGCGATCGGGGGCGCGCTGGCTCTGCCAACGCTGCGGCTCCGGTTCAGTTCTGACAGCCTGATGCTGCTGGCTGCGCTGGTTGCCGCATCCGTCATGATCGCCCTGGCGGCGGCCCCACAGCCGGCCATCGCCCTCGCGCTGCTCGCCCTGCTGGGCGCTGCCTGGATTACAGCGCTGACCACCTTGAACGGCACGGCGCAGTCCGTGTTGCCGGACTGGGTCCGGGGCCGGGCGCTGGCGGTCTATCTGACCGTCTTCAACGGCGCGATGACAGCCGGCAGCCTCGCCTGGGGCGGCGTCGCCGAGGCAACAGGTCTGGGCACGGCCCTGCTTCTTGCCGCTGCTTGCCTCGTGCTGACCGGCACCCTGTTCCACCGTCTCCGCCTGCCGCGCGGCGAAGCGGACCTGACACCGTCCAACCACTGGCCGGACCCCCTGGTCGCCAGCCCTCTGGCCGAAGACCTGACCGGCGACGCCGCAGCGGACCGGGGCCCGGTGCTGATCACCATCGCCTACAAGGTGACCGCCGCCGACCGGGCAGCGTTTCTGGCGGCCATCCATCGCCTGTCGACCAGCCGGCGCCGCGACGGGGCCTATGCCTGGGGCGTGATGGAAGACGTCGCAGATCCGGAAACCCTGCTGGAATGGTTCTTCGTCGCCTCCTGGGCCGAACACCTGCGCCAGCACCGGCGCGTTGCCTCACCGGACGCGGATCTCCAGCGCGAGCTTCTGCGCTTCCACGCCGGCGACAGCCCGCCGGAGGTGAAACACCACCTTGCCCTCCCGCCAACCTGA
- a CDS encoding helix-turn-helix domain-containing protein, whose translation MASTPTPVHDRLGCTAKDLIRDQEVQGTDLIFLRKTSGKAEPMQVRTDDTGQGYIVGLSLMPGHWRDIRQGRQVTRAQFVQDSIYIRDFDRPYTAELSGRFDFLLIEIPSHVIAPQDDEPRFGNPRRLACEAGTVDPTIGHLMRAVLPVLGGREPVERLFLDQMGEALCTYLRRRYANSFVDLLTTPPPSALISRALEILRANLDGDIGLDQIASLCRVSRSYFYEAFRKELGCTPHEWVMRQRLERAQALLTATRMPLSEIAQQCGFADQSHLTRQFSRRLGISPARWRAQAAS comes from the coding sequence ATGGCAAGCACGCCCACCCCTGTGCATGACCGCCTCGGCTGCACGGCCAAGGACCTGATCCGCGATCAGGAGGTGCAAGGCACGGACCTGATCTTCCTGCGCAAGACCTCGGGCAAGGCAGAGCCGATGCAGGTGCGGACCGACGACACCGGACAAGGATACATCGTCGGGCTGTCCCTGATGCCCGGTCATTGGCGTGACATCCGTCAGGGACGGCAGGTCACGCGCGCGCAGTTCGTGCAAGACAGCATCTACATTCGAGATTTCGACAGGCCCTACACGGCAGAGCTCAGCGGTCGCTTCGATTTCCTGCTGATCGAGATCCCCTCCCATGTCATTGCCCCTCAGGACGATGAACCGCGGTTCGGCAACCCGCGCCGGCTGGCCTGCGAGGCGGGAACGGTCGATCCCACCATCGGGCATCTCATGCGGGCGGTCTTGCCGGTGCTGGGCGGCCGCGAGCCGGTGGAACGGCTCTTTCTCGACCAGATGGGAGAAGCACTTTGCACCTACCTGCGCCGCCGCTATGCCAACAGCTTCGTCGACCTGCTCACGACACCACCGCCATCGGCACTGATCAGCCGCGCCCTGGAGATCCTGCGCGCGAACCTTGATGGCGACATCGGCCTCGACCAGATCGCCAGCCTGTGCCGCGTGTCGCGCAGCTATTTCTACGAGGCCTTCCGCAAGGAACTCGGCTGCACGCCGCATGAATGGGTGATGCGGCAGCGGCTGGAACGGGCGCAGGCGCTGCTCACGGCAACACGCATGCCCCTGTCGGAGATTGCGCAGCAATGCGGGTTCGCCGATCAGAGCCATCTGACCCGTCAGTTCAGCCGCCGCCTCGGGATCTCGCCGGCCCGCTGGCGGGCGCAGGCGGCAAGCTGA